In the Qipengyuania gelatinilytica genome, ACGAACCCGACGGCTTCGTGAAGGTCATCGCCGAAGCCGAAAGCGACCGCGTGCTCGGCGTCTGGTGCATCGCCAGCGTCGCCGGCACGATGATCGCGCAGGCAGCACAGGCCATGGAATTCGGCGCTACATCCGAAGATATCGCCTACACCTGCCACGCTCACCCGACGCACTCGGAAGCGGTCAAGGAAGCCGCCATGGCGGTACAGGGCAAGCCGATCCACATCTGATCGTAAAGCGGGAGGGCGAGCGATGGGCAGGTTGCGGACACGGCTACCTGCCCTGCTCGCCCTTTCGATTCCTGTCCTCGCGGGCCTTGTTTTCCTGCATCTCGCGGGCGCCCCTCGGCACTATCTCGCTATCAATGCGGGCGTGCTTGTTGCCGGGCTCGGCATGGCCCTGCTCATCTCAGCACCTTCAACCGAGAAGGCACGGCGCGCTCTCACCGTCGTCATGCTTGCAGGGCTGTTCCTCCCGCTCCTGACGGGCCCCTGGCATGACGGTGTCGCACGGTGGTTGCCGGTTGGTCCGTTCAACCTACACACCTCGGGACTCCTGCTCCCCTCCATCCTCGTTCTCGCAGTGCGCGAGCGCGAATATACACCGCCGATCCTGCTTGCCGCGGCATTCGCAGGCCTGCTCCAGCCGGATGCAGCGCTCGGCTTTGCGCTGCTGTTTGCGGCAATCGGACTGCACGACGTCCCGCGCGACTGGCGCATCGGGACGACCTGCATTTTCACGTTCTTCGCCGCAATCGTCATGGCGGTCCGCGGCAATCCGCCGCCGCAGGAATTCGTGGAGCGCGTTCTCGTCACCGCCGCCGGCCTGTCACCTTTCGCGGCTCTCGGCCTGTTCCTTTCTCTGGTGGTGAGCTTCTTCCTCATCCTGCGCGCAATCCCTGCGTCGAAGGCAATACGATTCACATTGGCGGGGTGCCTGTTCGGTTTCACGATCCTGTCGCTCATGTCGAATTATCCGAGCGTCCTCATTGGCTTCGGGGCCGCCCCCATCCTCGGCTTCGGCCTCGCGCTGGGCCTCGCTACCGGGCACCAGAACGAGGCCGCCGAACCCGAAAAGGATGAAACCGCAACGGCTTGATCATCTCGATGCATACTGTATTAGTGAAGCACATCACTACTACGGAGAGAGACATGATCCGCTCGAAGCTCGCCACCCATATCCTCAGCCCCCTCGCCCTGCTGGCCGGAGCCGGCACCCCTGCCCTCGCTCAGGATAGCGAGAGAATGCACGAGGTCGTATCGGCGGATACCGAGGCAGGCACCTACATGGGATCGGTGCTGGTCGCGAAGGGTGACGAGATCCTCCTCGACCGTAGCTACGGTTCGGCCAACCTCGAATGGGACATTGCCAATACGACGGATACGAAATTCCGGCTCGGCTCGGTCACCAAGCAATTCACCGCCGCAGCAACCCTGTTGCTCCAGCAGCGCGGTGAGCTCGACATCGACGAGCCGGTGAAGACCTATTGGCCCACAGCCCCCGCAGCGTGGGACGCGATCACCGTGCGCGACCTTCTGAACCACACTTCGGGCATTCCCAACGTCACTTCGCTCGACGAATTCGGAACCTGGAAATACCTGCCCACCACCCGCGAGGAACTGATCGGTCGCTTCTCGGACCTGCCGCTCGCATTCGCCCCCGGCGAAAAGTGGGCATATTCGAACTCGAATTACCTCATGCTGACCGCGATCGTCGAGGAAGTGAGCGGCAAGTCCTATGCCGAATTCGTGCAGACCGAAATCTTCGACGTCCTCGGCATGGATGACACAGGCATCGACGTCTCGTCGCAAATCCTGGACCATCGGGCCTCGGGCTACTCCCCCTCGGAAAATGGCATCGTCAACGCCGACTATGTCAACATGGCGATCCCGCAGGGGGCTGGAGCGCTATACTCGACCACTGGCGACTTGCTGAAGTGGCAGCGCGGCCTGTTCGGCGGGAAGATCCTGAATGATGCGGCGCTCGCGGAATACACGAAACCGGCCGATCTGGCGGCCTTCGGCGATGCGAAATATGCATCCGGCATCCTCGTTGAGGAACTCGACGGCAAGACCACCTACTGGCACGGCGGCGGCATCGAGGGCTTTAACAGCTGGCTTGGTTACGATCCCGAAAGCGACATCACCGTCGTCGTCCTCGCCAACCTCAACGGCGGCAATGCGCGAACTCTCGGCTTGTCACTGATGACGCTGGCGCGCGGCGGCGAGGTAGAGCTGGCGAGTGAGCGCGAGGAAATTGCTGTGGTGGCGTCCGACCTCGCCGAATACGAAGGAACCTATCGTATCGCACCCACCTTCGCGTTGAAATTCTGGGCCGATGGCGACCAGTTCATGACGCAGGCCACCGGTCAGGATGCTTTTCCGGTATTCGCACAGGGCAAGGACGAGTTCTTCCTGAAGGTCGTCGACGCCAAGCTTACCTTCAACCGCGACGATGATGGCGAGATCGTATCGGTCACGCTTCACCAGAACGGCAACAAGTCGACCGGCATCAAGGAGTAGCCCGGCACAGATTGCCCCTCTCCCGCCCTTGGCGTAGAACGCGCCAGAGAGAGAGGGGGGAACCTGCTTGGCCTATCCGAAACTGACCGACCAGCCCGGCGCGCTTGAAACCGCGGCTGCCATCGCGCGCGGCGAGATGACACCGCTCGAGGCGACCGATGCCGCGATCGCCCGCATCGAACATCTCGACGCGCTGGTCGATGCCGTGGTCGTGTGCGATTTCGAACGGGCGCGCGACGCGGCAAAAGCGCTTGGCACTTCGCCAGACGACCGCCCGCTGTTCGGCGTTCCGATGACGATCAAGGAAAGCTTCGACATCGAAGGCTTGCCGACCTGTTGGGGCCACGAAGCCTATGCCGACAATATCGCGAAGAGCGATGCCATGGTGGTCCGCAAGCTCAAGCAGGCAGGCGTGGTCTTCCTTGGCAAGACCAATGTCCCGCCCGACCTTGCCGACTGGCAGTCGAACAACCCCGTTTACGGCCGCACACACAATCCGCACGATCACGAACGCTCGCCCGGCGGCTCCTCGGGCGGCTCTGCGGCGGCGGTTGCGGCAGGCATGGTGCCATGCGAATTCGGTACGGACATCGGCGGCTCCGTCCGTGTTCCGGCCCATTTCTGCGGTGTCTGGGGCCACAAGTCGAGCTGGGGCCTGATCAGCAAGGAAGGCCACGATCACCCGCTGATGGCAGGGCGCGGTGCCCATGACGGCGCGCTCTCGATTGCCGGCCCCCTCGCCCGCAATTCCGCCGATCTTGCCGCACTTCTCAGGATCACCGCCTCGCTTCCGCTGGAAGAACAGCCGGTCGAATTGCGCGGATGCCGGGTGCTCATGCTGGTCGATCATCCCTCCTGCCCGACCGACGATGCCGTGCGCGGACCGATGGAAGCGATGGCCGCGGAGATTGAACGCGCTGGCGTGACGGTCGACCGGTCGAGCGATCTGCTGCCCGACCTCGAAAAGCAGCATGGCGATTACATGCGGATGCTCAACATCGCCATGGCTCGCGGGGCCCCTGCCAAGGATGGCAAACGTGCCAGCGCAACCGACTGGTTCAACATGCTCGACATACAGGCGCGCAATGAAATGGCCTGGGCGCATCTGCTGGAGACCTACGACTTCGTCCTCGCCCCGCCCGCGCCGGTGCTTGCCGTGCCGCATAGCGACAAGCGCATTTTCGACGGGATGATCGATATAAACGGGGCAGAGGTGCCGGGCGCTGCGGGTCTGTGCTGGGCCGGTCTCGCGACCTTCCCCAACCTCCCCGCAACCGTGCTGCCCATCGGCGAGACAGCCGGCCTTCCGTGCGGCGTCCAGGTCATGGGACCGCGCTGGTCGGACCTCGCCTGCATCGCAGCTGCGGAGCAAATCGGCGAGGTCTTGCACTCCTGATCGCTCTTGCCCATGGATCGGGCGGATCGACGGGAGTTTTACCAATGGCGCGCATGCGCATGATGCAGAAATTCGCCAAGTGGCATATCTGGCTTGGCTGGCTGGTAGGTGTGCCCGTCCTGATGTGGACCGTCACTGGCCTCATCATGGTCATCAAGCCGATCGAGGAAGTTCGCGGCAACCACTTGCGCAAGGAAGTGACCGAACAGGCGCTGCCTGCCGATACCAATATCGCGGTGTCGCTCCCCTCCGAAAGCACTGCACCGGTGCGCTCGGTAGCGACGCAGGTCGAGCGCGGCGAAACCGTCACGCGCATCACCTATATGGACGGGACGAGCGAACGCTTTCGCGCCAACGGCAAAAAGATGTCGCCGCTCTCCGAAATCGAAGCGCGCATGATCGTGGAAGAAGGGATCCACGGCGGCGAGAAGGTGGTCAGCGCCACCCGGTTCGAAGCTGACAATGTGCCGTTCGATTTCCGCCGCCCCCTGCCCGTCTGGCAGGTTGCGCTGGAAGACGGGACTCACGTCTACGTCGGTACCGAAACCGGTCGGATCGAGGCCGTGCGCACAGAGTGGTGGCGGACCTTCGACTTCGTCTGGGGCCTGCACATCATGGACCTCGAAACGCGCGAAGATACCAGCCACCCGATCCTGATCCTGTTTGCAGGTCTCGGCGTCATCGGCTCGCTGCTGGGCTGCATCCTCATGTTCCGCCGCCGCAAGGCGCGGGTGCAGGTGCCCGCTTGAACGAGGAAATCCTCACCCCGGTCCTCGACTGGCTGGACCTCGCCGGTGTCGCCATTTTTGCGCTCACCGGTGCGCTGGTCGCAGCGAAGGAGAAGCAGACGCTCGTCACGCTGGTCTTCTTCGCGCTGATTACCGGTGTGGGCGGAGGGTCGATCCGCGACCTGTTAATCGGTGCGCCTGTCTTCTGGATCACCGACCCCTGGGTGGCTGTCGTATGCCTCGGCATCGCACTGTTCGCCTGGTTCACTCCGACGCGCTGGTGGGAGGGGAAGTTCCTCTCGATTGCCGACGGCCTCGGCCTTGCCGCCTACGCCGTGCTCGGTTCGGCCAAGGCGCTGGAATACGGCGTGCCGGTCGTCCCGGCGATCCTGATGGGCGTGATAACCGGCACGGCAGGCGGCATCATCCGCGACGTGCTGGCAGGCCGTCCATCGATCCTGATGCGCCCCGAACTTTACGTGACCGCAGCTGCCCTTGCGGCCAGCCTGAACGTGTTCGGCTCGCTGCTCGGGATAGAACTTTGGTGGGTCTGGATCGCAGCGACGCTGGCCGGTTTCAGCCTGCGTTTCGCCGCGATCCACTGGAACCTCGCCCTGCCCTCCTATGACGAGCGGCGCGCCAAGCCGGACGAGAGCTAGATGGTGGTGTAGCCGTCCCCGGCTTCCAGATCGCCATCGACTTCGTCCGCATCGTCTCCCTCGATCGGGCCGCCGGGATAGGCTGCACGCGCATCGCCAGCATCGGCGGTCGCACCGCGCTCAAGGCGCTCACGTTCCGCGGCATAGCGGTCGTCTTCCCACTGGCGATCGTTCTCCGGAGCGACGGCATAATCGTCGTCAAAGGCTTCATCGTCATAGCGATCATCGTCATCGCGTTTGTAACCGGCGCCGCGCTGTCCGTAGTCGACATCGCTGATACGGCCGTCTTCGTCGATCATGCAGGTGAAGCCGTCGCCGTTGAAAATCGTGCCGGCGACCTGCCATCCGCGTGCGGTGCGATCGACACGGTCCACGGTTTCGACCCGCGTATCGCGCTCGACCCGCGCGATGCACATATTCACCGCGCGGTCGATCCCGAGCCCATCGCGCAAACGCGAATCATCGCGGTACTCGCGGTCGCGATAGTCCCTGTCACGGTAGTCCCTGTCCCGATAATCCCTGTCGCGTTCGCGCTTGCTGGCGCGGTCGGCAGCTGCCGCAATGGCGCCGATGATCAGCACCCCTGCAATGACATCGCCCGCGTCGGGTCCGCGGCGATAGCGATAGCGGTGGTAGCGGCGGTGCTCGACCGTCTGGGCCTTGGTCGCATCATAGGCGGGATCAAGATCGGCCCAGCCTGCGGAGACGGGCTGCATGTGGGGGAGTTCGGCAGCCACTGCCGGCGCAGCCGTCATGGAGAAAACCGCGAGAATTGCAGGCGCAGCGGCGAGAGTTCTGAAGTTCGGCATGGGCCGGTCCCTGTTCAAGCTCGCACCCCCACCTGGCGCGATTGGTTTCACAATGCCGATCTCATGCGCGCGCGCTGCTGACCTCATCCTGAACCACGCACGAAAAAGGCGGCCCGGAGATGTGGTCCGGGCCGCCCATGACGACTGGTAATGTCGGCGTTCGGTTTATCAGCGAAGACCGCGGATACCCTTGAAGTCTACTTCGGCATAGCGACCACGCTGGATGTGGCAGGTAAACTTGCCTTCATCTCCGCCGCGACGGTAATCGCGTCCACGACGATCATAGCGATCGTAACGGTCGTATCCGCGGTGGCCACGATAGCCGTCTACGACGATGCGACCCTTCACACGCCAGCCATAGCGATTGTCATCGACATCGCGGATGTCGGTCACGCGGGCAAAGCGATAGCCATTGTTATAAGCGACGCGCTCGGCCTTGCGGATGCAGCGTTCGACTGCGTCGCGCGGGCTGCCACGATGGCGATAGGCGCCGCGACGATATTCGCGGCCATCGCGATAGTAGCGACCGTCACGGTAATAGCGGCCGTCGCGGTAGTAATCGCGGTCCTTGCTCGCCGAGTTGGCGATCGCGGCGATACCACCGATGATCACGGCACCGGCGATCACGTCGCCAACGGAAATGCCGTCATCGTCGCGGTCACCTGCATATGCGGGTGTAGCTCCTGCCAGCGCCATTGCGCCGACGGCAGCGGTTGCGATCCCACCTTTCGCAAAAGCCTTTGTCTTGATGTTCATGTGAGGCTCTCCTCATTTCGACCGTGGCGGGATTGCCTCGGTTGATTGAGGTTCTAGGCGAGTCGCTCTGAGGTGACGCTGAATCGCGATTGCAGGCGATGTTCAGATAAGTGTCGATTTTCCTGAATACTTAATTCGTAATAGATTCAAGCACATCGCGCGTGAAGGACGCAATATCGAAGCGCGAACCTGCAGGATCTTCGCCCCTTCTGACGATCACGACGTTCAGACTCGGGACGATTATTATGAATTGTCCACGATTCCCCATGGCGGCGATTGTGTCGGGCGGAATGCCCTCGGACTTGTTGAGCAACCAGAAGCCTGCTCCGTAGCCGAAAGGACCATCTGGCTGAGGGCCGCTGGGGGTCGAGACGTATTCGACCCAGCCTTCGGGCAGGATACGCGTCCCGTCTGGAAGGACACCGTCATCGAGGTAAAGTTGACCTAGCCTTGCGAGGTCGCGAGCTGTCGCCCAGACTTGTGACGACAGAATGTAGTCTCCCTGCCAGTCAGTCTCGGCCACTGTGTCATTCATGCCGATCTTTGCAAGGAACGCGCTAGGCGGATTGGTCTCGAACGTCTCCTCGATGGCCTTGATTGCAGCCAGCGTATCGTTGTTTGCGTAACGATAGATCGTCCCCGGCTCGCTAACGAGCGACCAGTGAAGCGCGGTTTCTTCGACGGTGGAGCCTCCGAAATACAGAGGATCGGTTCGGTTTCCTGGCGTGTCCGAATATCGACCTGATGACATGCGTAACAACTGATCGATTGTAACAGCTCGGCGCGCATCGTCCGCCCAGCCAGTGATTCCCGTGCGGCGCTGGACATCAGTCTCGCCGCGCAGCTGGGCTGCACCGACCAGGGTAGCCGCTATGCTTTTGGCCACCGACCATGTGCGCTGGGGCGTCAACGGACCGAAATCATCGGCATAACGTTCGAAGACTTGACCACGTCGTTTGACGAGAACGGCAGTGGTACGCGTCCCTTCGCCGTAATCGCCCGCAAATGCGCGGTCAGCCGTCCCCCGCAATACACGGTAGAAATGGCGACTCGATCGCTCAGCACCCCAAGGTAGTGATATCAGTTTGCCCGGCCCTGTGCCGCCTTTGACCAGAGCAACCGTCTCGTCATCAGCAGGTATTGTGCCGATAGGCTGTAGATGACAGCCGTTCCGGCCATCTGTTACTGCAACTCTCGCAGATGCGTCATCGGCCCACACAACCTCCACGCGCTGCATCCAGCCCATTCTGCGATGGATTTCGAAGTCCAGCTCAGCGACTATCTTATCCAGTGGAGACTGAATTCCGACCAGCTCCCACCGCTCGATGCTCTCGGGAGTGCGAGTAGCTCCGTTTCGCTCCGCATTCGCGATGGCGCTGCACAGGAACAGCGCCTTGTACCCCGCCGCCAGTGCGCGGTCGTAGCGGGCATCTATCTCGTCCTGCGTCGTCGACTGAGCGAGCGCGGGCGTAGCGGCGAGCAGCGTGGCGGCTGCGAGGGCGGTCCTGATCATGCAGCGGAGGATTGCAGCGGCTTGGCCTCCAAGTCAAAGTCCTGCGTGTCGCCATCCGTCCAGTGTTCCATGCCAAGCGCCTCCATGTCGGGCAGGAAGTCGGAAAGCCCGAGCAGACCCGAGCAGACGAGCGCTCCAGCCTCCGGCCCGCTGCCGTTGCGATGCCGGCGGATCATGGCGAGTGCGGCGAGCACGGGAACATAAGGCCCGCGATTGGCATCCGCGCGCAGCGTCCACATACGCTCGATTTCCTCGCCCGTGGCCCCTTCTCCGCTTGCCCGGACCGTCATGGCGCCGCGATCGGAGCCGACGAGCCGAACCAGCTCGGCCAGTTTGAGCATCGGGTGGGCAAAGGGGCGAAGGCTCTTGAGCCAGCCCCAGCGTACCGGAAGCGAGCAGAGCCATAGGCCGACGTGCAGCAAGCCAAATTCCAGACCCGCAAAGAATTCGGCCGACTGGCGCGGGCTGTATCGCTTCACAAGCAAATCCTGCTCGGGCGTGTCGCAGACCGAGGCCCAGCGCTTGCCGATGCGCGGGATCTCTTCGCGATGAAGCCCGCCCCAGCCCGGCACATGCTGCCATTCGCCTTCGCGGAAAACGCGGACGGGCTTGCCGACATAGGAGAGGATGGCCTCGACCACAGACCGACCGCGCGGTGCGCGGTTGCCAGGATAGATGCCAATGCGAAGATTGTCGATGGCGCGCCAGTCGGCCGTCAATTCGTCGATCACGGCATGGCTGAGCGCGGGGATCGAGCTCGCCCCGGTCACGAGCGAAACACCGGCCTCTCGCGCCTGTGCATCGAAGCGCGGGAATTGCGCTACGAAATCGCGCCCGTCGGCAAGGTCGATATAGTGAACACGCGCGCCGATCGCAGCATCGATCAGCCTGCTGTGCGACGACTGGAATGGACCGGCCGCGTCGATCACCAGGTCGTAGCCCACGAGGTCGACCGATTTCACCGTGTCGCGGTCTATCCGGGCGAGTCCCACCCTGGAAGGCAACCGCGCGGCAAGCGCTTCGAGCTTCCCTAGGTTTCGCGCCGCAAGCGTAAGGTGGATGCCCTCCTCGCACGCCGCGAGTTCGGCCAGGCGCGAACCGAAGACGCCGCTTGCGCCGACCAGCAGGACCTTGAGCGGTTCAGCCATCGCGGAATACTCCCGACTGGTAGACCATCTCGCCAAGCAGCGGGTGGACCAGCTGCAACGAGAACTCGAAGCTGCCCTCGCCAAGGTCGCGGTGACGCACCACCGTCCGGCCCGGCCCGATCCAGTGGGGCAGGCGCAGGCGTACGGGACCAATATCGAGGAAGTAGTGATCGCTGCGGAATTCGAGACCGGCTTCGATCGCGACGACTTTCAGCGCCATGCCGATCCCGCGGCCGAGGTATTCCTCGAGGCCCGACCTGCCGGCGAAACGCTTCGCGCTGTGGATCACCTGCGGGAAGCCGCGTTTGCGACCGTATATCCTCGTCCAGCACTGCCCGCCGCTTGCTCCGTCTTCGCTGACCGAGACCGTGGCGGGCACGCCCTTGTCGGGATGGAGAGGCAATGGCGCGCCGATCACGCGGCAAAGCTGGGCCAGCAACCAGCCAGCGCGGCTGAAGCGGACTTCATCGATGATGCCGGGATAAATGGCGACCTTGGCTTCGGCGAGACGCTTGGAGAAGCGCTTCTGGACCGCAAGAGGCAGGTCGCGCCATGCATCTTCGCCAACAAGGGCCCGGAAGCGCGTATCGTAAGCCTCGGCGCCCCTGAGTGGCTCGACCTTTCCGACTTCCTGCAGCTGCGCCTGCATCGCACTTCCCCTTTGTTGCCCCTTCGATGGGGTCGCTATTTCCTGCCCTTGCCAGGCCTCCATCCGATCACCTTCACGATGCCCGATCCCAGTCCGATCAGCGTCATGAGAGCGCCCTTGGGCACATTCAGCATCTCGTCGTGCCAGCGCGACATCGTGGAGACGAATTCGAGCATGTCGGCGAGCTTCTGGCGGGCCTGCGGGCTGATCTTGGGATCGTTCGCCGCTTCTTCGTTGCAGAGCTTGAGAGCGGCTTCTGCCGGATCGATCTCGCGTTCCTTGCGCCCCTTGGCGATGCGCGTCGCCATTTCCCAGATGTCGGCTTCGGCCGTGAAATGATCGCGCCGCTCGCCCAGCACGGGCACACGCTCGATCAGCTTCCACGAAAGCAGTTCGCGGATCGAATTAGACACGTTCGACCGTGCAAGGCCAAGCGTGGCAGCGACCTGTTCGGCATTGAGCGGCTCGTCGGAGATAAACAGCAGCGCGTGGATCTGCGCCACAGAGCGGTTCACGCCCCACTGGCTGCCGAGATCGCCCCAATGCAGCACGAAGCGTGCGATGGAAGGCGACAATTCGATCCTGTCACTTTTTTCTGTCATGACAGAAATATCTGCCCAAGCGAGCAGAGAGTCAAGCGCATAAAGAAAAAGGCCGGAGGATTTCTCCCCCGGCCTTTCATTGTCTCGGTATGGAGCCGCGGCTTACGCGTCTTCCATTTCCTCGTCGCTCATGACGGGGCCGCTGTCCTGGCCCTTGGCG is a window encoding:
- a CDS encoding serine hydrolase codes for the protein MIRSKLATHILSPLALLAGAGTPALAQDSERMHEVVSADTEAGTYMGSVLVAKGDEILLDRSYGSANLEWDIANTTDTKFRLGSVTKQFTAAATLLLQQRGELDIDEPVKTYWPTAPAAWDAITVRDLLNHTSGIPNVTSLDEFGTWKYLPTTREELIGRFSDLPLAFAPGEKWAYSNSNYLMLTAIVEEVSGKSYAEFVQTEIFDVLGMDDTGIDVSSQILDHRASGYSPSENGIVNADYVNMAIPQGAGALYSTTGDLLKWQRGLFGGKILNDAALAEYTKPADLAAFGDAKYASGILVEELDGKTTYWHGGGIEGFNSWLGYDPESDITVVVLANLNGGNARTLGLSLMTLARGGEVELASEREEIAVVASDLAEYEGTYRIAPTFALKFWADGDQFMTQATGQDAFPVFAQGKDEFFLKVVDAKLTFNRDDDGEIVSVTLHQNGNKSTGIKE
- a CDS encoding amidase family protein, with amino-acid sequence MAYPKLTDQPGALETAAAIARGEMTPLEATDAAIARIEHLDALVDAVVVCDFERARDAAKALGTSPDDRPLFGVPMTIKESFDIEGLPTCWGHEAYADNIAKSDAMVVRKLKQAGVVFLGKTNVPPDLADWQSNNPVYGRTHNPHDHERSPGGSSGGSAAAVAAGMVPCEFGTDIGGSVRVPAHFCGVWGHKSSWGLISKEGHDHPLMAGRGAHDGALSIAGPLARNSADLAALLRITASLPLEEQPVELRGCRVLMLVDHPSCPTDDAVRGPMEAMAAEIERAGVTVDRSSDLLPDLEKQHGDYMRMLNIAMARGAPAKDGKRASATDWFNMLDIQARNEMAWAHLLETYDFVLAPPAPVLAVPHSDKRIFDGMIDINGAEVPGAAGLCWAGLATFPNLPATVLPIGETAGLPCGVQVMGPRWSDLACIAAAEQIGEVLHS
- a CDS encoding PepSY domain-containing protein, yielding MARMRMMQKFAKWHIWLGWLVGVPVLMWTVTGLIMVIKPIEEVRGNHLRKEVTEQALPADTNIAVSLPSESTAPVRSVATQVERGETVTRITYMDGTSERFRANGKKMSPLSEIEARMIVEEGIHGGEKVVSATRFEADNVPFDFRRPLPVWQVALEDGTHVYVGTETGRIEAVRTEWWRTFDFVWGLHIMDLETREDTSHPILILFAGLGVIGSLLGCILMFRRRKARVQVPA
- a CDS encoding trimeric intracellular cation channel family protein, with product MNEEILTPVLDWLDLAGVAIFALTGALVAAKEKQTLVTLVFFALITGVGGGSIRDLLIGAPVFWITDPWVAVVCLGIALFAWFTPTRWWEGKFLSIADGLGLAAYAVLGSAKALEYGVPVVPAILMGVITGTAGGIIRDVLAGRPSILMRPELYVTAAALAASLNVFGSLLGIELWWVWIAATLAGFSLRFAAIHWNLALPSYDERRAKPDES
- a CDS encoding serine hydrolase domain-containing protein; its protein translation is MIRTALAAATLLAATPALAQSTTQDEIDARYDRALAAGYKALFLCSAIANAERNGATRTPESIERWELVGIQSPLDKIVAELDFEIHRRMGWMQRVEVVWADDASARVAVTDGRNGCHLQPIGTIPADDETVALVKGGTGPGKLISLPWGAERSSRHFYRVLRGTADRAFAGDYGEGTRTTAVLVKRRGQVFERYADDFGPLTPQRTWSVAKSIAATLVGAAQLRGETDVQRRTGITGWADDARRAVTIDQLLRMSSGRYSDTPGNRTDPLYFGGSTVEETALHWSLVSEPGTIYRYANNDTLAAIKAIEETFETNPPSAFLAKIGMNDTVAETDWQGDYILSSQVWATARDLARLGQLYLDDGVLPDGTRILPEGWVEYVSTPSGPQPDGPFGYGAGFWLLNKSEGIPPDTIAAMGNRGQFIIIVPSLNVVIVRRGEDPAGSRFDIASFTRDVLESITN
- a CDS encoding saccharopine dehydrogenase NADP-binding domain-containing protein: MAEPLKVLLVGASGVFGSRLAELAACEEGIHLTLAARNLGKLEALAARLPSRVGLARIDRDTVKSVDLVGYDLVIDAAGPFQSSHSRLIDAAIGARVHYIDLADGRDFVAQFPRFDAQAREAGVSLVTGASSIPALSHAVIDELTADWRAIDNLRIGIYPGNRAPRGRSVVEAILSYVGKPVRVFREGEWQHVPGWGGLHREEIPRIGKRWASVCDTPEQDLLVKRYSPRQSAEFFAGLEFGLLHVGLWLCSLPVRWGWLKSLRPFAHPMLKLAELVRLVGSDRGAMTVRASGEGATGEEIERMWTLRADANRGPYVPVLAALAMIRRHRNGSGPEAGALVCSGLLGLSDFLPDMEALGMEHWTDGDTQDFDLEAKPLQSSAA
- a CDS encoding DUF4166 domain-containing protein, with product MQAQLQEVGKVEPLRGAEAYDTRFRALVGEDAWRDLPLAVQKRFSKRLAEAKVAIYPGIIDEVRFSRAGWLLAQLCRVIGAPLPLHPDKGVPATVSVSEDGASGGQCWTRIYGRKRGFPQVIHSAKRFAGRSGLEEYLGRGIGMALKVVAIEAGLEFRSDHYFLDIGPVRLRLPHWIGPGRTVVRHRDLGEGSFEFSLQLVHPLLGEMVYQSGVFRDG
- a CDS encoding GbsR/MarR family transcriptional regulator — translated: MTEKSDRIELSPSIARFVLHWGDLGSQWGVNRSVAQIHALLFISDEPLNAEQVAATLGLARSNVSNSIRELLSWKLIERVPVLGERRDHFTAEADIWEMATRIAKGRKEREIDPAEAALKLCNEEAANDPKISPQARQKLADMLEFVSTMSRWHDEMLNVPKGALMTLIGLGSGIVKVIGWRPGKGRK